The proteins below come from a single Rosa rugosa chromosome 2, drRosRugo1.1, whole genome shotgun sequence genomic window:
- the LOC133733240 gene encoding uncharacterized protein LOC133733240 isoform X1, translating into MQQEQRFVKAALLLSPIFKDKSSILFNWVFCIICDCEEMGRTKEIARRSTVDGAPLKRHHSTAPPRGRKSVKRPLLDNPSTSSEISQDEEATALVLPNLDKFSNTDLTAGLSLLYASVGSCSTALVDRYDATVREVLTKEYSQALEERDSALNKLDNLGAELMEVQNSLSKAQAEFESGKKAWDAEKKALTKILDKEFNIFGTELNKVLENFSNSRAELEQTSKEQDILELGKKVLEAERMEMAEKIEMANKEKENAYCKGYLDGWFKKPHAYVLAWHEAKLADEVTDHCVLQMMRKLPKSQV; encoded by the exons ATGCAACAAGAGCAACGCTTTGTTAAAGCAGCTCTCCTGCTTTCTCCGATCTTTAAGGACAAAAGCTCTAT ATTGTTTAATTGGGTTTTCTGCATCATCTGTGATTGTGAAGAAATGGGACGTACCAAGGAAATTGCTCGTAGATCAACCGTTGATGGTGCTCCCCTTAAGCGGCACCATAGTACTGCTCCTCCG CGTGGTAGGAAATCAGTAAAGAGGCCTCTGCTGGATAATCCAAGCACCAGCTCTGAGATTTCCCAAGATGAAGAAGCAACTGCTCTGGTTCTGCCCAACCTTGACAAATTCTCTAACACAGACCTCACAGCTGGGCTTTCCCTACTTTATGCTTCT GTTGGGTCCTGCTCGACTGCTCTGGTGGACCGGTATGATGCAACTGTCAGAGAAGTTTTAACGAAAGAGTACAGTCAAGCTTTGGAGGAGCGAGATTCGGCCTTGAACAAGCTGGACAATCTGGGAGCAGAGCTGATGGAGGTTCAAAACAGCTTGTCCAAGGCCCAGGCTGAGTTCGAGTCGGGCAAGAAGGCTTGGGACGCTGAGAAGAAAGCATTGACTAAGATACTTGATAAGGAGTTCAATATCTTTGGAACAGAGCTCAACAAGGTCCTTGAAAACTTCTCCAATAGCCGGGCTGAGCTGGAGCAGACTTCCAAGGAACAGGACATCTTGGAATTAGGGAAGAAGGTTTTGGAGGCCGAGAGGATGGAAATGGCGGAGAAGATAGAAATGGCaaacaaggaaaaggaaaatgccTATTGCAAAGGGTACCTGGATGGATGGTTCAAAAAGCCTCATGCATATGTCCTCGCATGGCATGAGGCCAAATTGGCCGATGAGGTTACTGATCATTGTGTCTTGCAGATGATGAGAAAATTGCCAAAATCACAAGTGTAG
- the LOC133733240 gene encoding uncharacterized protein LOC133733240 isoform X2 encodes MGRTKEIARRSTVDGAPLKRHHSTAPPRGRKSVKRPLLDNPSTSSEISQDEEATALVLPNLDKFSNTDLTAGLSLLYASVGSCSTALVDRYDATVREVLTKEYSQALEERDSALNKLDNLGAELMEVQNSLSKAQAEFESGKKAWDAEKKALTKILDKEFNIFGTELNKVLENFSNSRAELEQTSKEQDILELGKKVLEAERMEMAEKIEMANKEKENAYCKGYLDGWFKKPHAYVLAWHEAKLADEVTDHCVLQMMRKLPKSQV; translated from the exons ATGGGACGTACCAAGGAAATTGCTCGTAGATCAACCGTTGATGGTGCTCCCCTTAAGCGGCACCATAGTACTGCTCCTCCG CGTGGTAGGAAATCAGTAAAGAGGCCTCTGCTGGATAATCCAAGCACCAGCTCTGAGATTTCCCAAGATGAAGAAGCAACTGCTCTGGTTCTGCCCAACCTTGACAAATTCTCTAACACAGACCTCACAGCTGGGCTTTCCCTACTTTATGCTTCT GTTGGGTCCTGCTCGACTGCTCTGGTGGACCGGTATGATGCAACTGTCAGAGAAGTTTTAACGAAAGAGTACAGTCAAGCTTTGGAGGAGCGAGATTCGGCCTTGAACAAGCTGGACAATCTGGGAGCAGAGCTGATGGAGGTTCAAAACAGCTTGTCCAAGGCCCAGGCTGAGTTCGAGTCGGGCAAGAAGGCTTGGGACGCTGAGAAGAAAGCATTGACTAAGATACTTGATAAGGAGTTCAATATCTTTGGAACAGAGCTCAACAAGGTCCTTGAAAACTTCTCCAATAGCCGGGCTGAGCTGGAGCAGACTTCCAAGGAACAGGACATCTTGGAATTAGGGAAGAAGGTTTTGGAGGCCGAGAGGATGGAAATGGCGGAGAAGATAGAAATGGCaaacaaggaaaaggaaaatgccTATTGCAAAGGGTACCTGGATGGATGGTTCAAAAAGCCTCATGCATATGTCCTCGCATGGCATGAGGCCAAATTGGCCGATGAGGTTACTGATCATTGTGTCTTGCAGATGATGAGAAAATTGCCAAAATCACAAGTGTAG
- the LOC133730408 gene encoding uncharacterized protein LOC133730408 has protein sequence MGDIPSSVVEEPSCSVRVESHEIDVNHIERDPGKRPAISSYPINERDEVRRKYILYGPYQPKLEEYPTHLCGDQDRRFNGMWFEKYHWLEYSDENDKAFCFPCFLFDSDPSRHSLFTSYGFDNWRRIGGVQCCFKKHVGKTGSPHHKSMQDMLGLKHVCRHIDKVMNPQPPELIQQNRLRLKATIEAVRLLAKQALAFRGDDESAESSNRGNVVEIVDSYGRMNEEVAKVTLENAPRNATYTSPKIQKEILSILANRVRRKIREEVGEAKFCLLVDEALDESKKEQMAIILRFVDSHGFVRERFFHVVSVSDTCAATLKSKIDNVLTEYNLQVENLRGQGYDGASNMRGEWNGLQALFLQKCPYAYYVHCFAHRLQLALNAAAKDVGVVYLFFQMLTSIINVVDSSAKRVSELKSIQQVEVVEQIAAGELETGKGANQTCNLQRAGATRWSSRYYSIKNLMKLYNSTSSVLKNMIDNGLNGKIRGEALGASKALRSFDFVFCLLLLDKTMGITNALCKSLQEQSQEIINAMNLVSSTKGRLQKLRENGWVDFFASVVSFCDAHTIDAPDFSARHMEGTGRLSQQQNCITIEHYYRVEIFNAVIDFQLMELNSRFNEQTRELLILSSALDPRFDFQSFDIDKICCLAEKFYPHDVPDLNDLRDQLEHFEYQFSELSEFQDLCTLSELCQEFVNTRTPFLLIERLVRLVMTLPVSTATTERAFSAMKLIKNRLRSKMSDDFLADLMTVHIEREIVDTIDSNSVIDEFYASGNRRAQLK, from the coding sequence ATGGGTGATATTCCAAGTTCGGTTGTGGAAGAACCTTCTTGTTCTGTACGAGTTGAGTCTCATGAAATTGATGTTAATCACATTGAACGTGATCCGGGAAAACGCCCTGCAATCTCGTCATATCCTATTAATGAGCGTGATGAAGTTCGAAGAAAATATATACTTTATGGTCCTTATCAACCAAAATTAGAAGAGTATCCAACTCATCTTTGTGGAGATCAAGATCGCAGATTTAATGGGATGTggtttgaaaaatatcattgGCTTGAGTACTCTGATGAGAATGATAAGGCATTTTGTTTTCCATGCTTTCTTTTTGATAGCGATCCTTCGAGGCATTCTTTGTTCACTTCTTATGGGTTTGACAATTGGAGAAGGATCGGTGGTGTTCAATGTTGCTTTAAAAAACATGTAGGGAAGACCGGCTCCCCACATCACAAGTCTATGCAAGATATGTTGGGCTTAAAACATGTGTGTAGACATATTGATAAAGTCATGAATCCACAACCGCCAGAATTGATACAGCAAAATCGGTTGCGGCTCAAGGCTACTATAGAGGCTGTAAGATTGTTAGCAAAGCAAGCACTTGCATTTAGAGGTGATGATGAATCTGCTGAGTCATCTAATCGTGGAAATGTTGTTGAGATAGTGGATTCCTATGGGAGAATGAATGAGGAAGTTGCAAAAGTCACCTTAGAAAATGCCCCTCGAAATGCTACTTATACTTCACCAAAGATTCAAAAAGAAATTCTGAGTATTCTTGCCAATAGAGTTAGAAGAAAAATTCGTGAAGAGGTTGGGGAGGCTAAGTTTTGTCTGCTTGTTGATGAAGCACTTGATGAATCAAAGAAGGAACAAATGGCAATTATCTTGAGATTTGTTGATTCTCATGGGTTTGTTCGTGAACGATTCTTCCATGTTGTAAGTGTTAGCGATACTTGTGCTGCAACTCTTAAGAGTAAGATAGACAATGTTCTTACTGAATACAATCTTCAAGTTGAAAATTTGCGTGGTCAAGGATATGATGGTGCTAGCAACATGCGTGGTGAGTGGAATGGGTTGCAAGCACTATTTTTGCAAAAGTGTCCATATGCATACTATGTACATTGTTTTGCTCATCGCCTACAACTAGCTTTAAATGCTGCAGCTAAAGATGTGGGTGTTGTCTATTTATTCTTTCAAATGCTGACTAGTATCATTAATGTTGTTGACTCATCTGCTAAGCGTGTTTCTGAGTTAAAATCTATTCAACAAGTTGAAGTTGTGGAACAAATTGCTGCTGGGGAACTTGAAACTGGAAAAGGAGCTAATCAGACATGCAATTTACAAAGAGCTGGAGCTACAAGGTGGAGTTCAAGGTATTATTCTATCAAGAACTTGATGAAATTGTATAACTCAACTAGTTCAGTTTTGAAAAACATGATAGATAATGGACTCAATGGAAAAATACGTGGAGAGGCTTTAGGTGCTTCTAAAGCTCTAAGATCATTTGACTTTGTGTTTTGCTTATTGTTGTTGGACAAAACTATGGGAATCACAAATGCTCTTTGTAAGTCACTGCAAGAACAGTCTCAAGAGATCATAAATGCTATGAATCTAGTTTCTAGTACGAAGGGTCGTCTTCAAAAGTTGAGAGAAAATGGTTGGGTTGATTTCTTTGCTAGTGTTGTATCGTTTTGTGACGCACATACAATTGATGCTCCAGATTTTAGTGCTCGCCATATGGAAGGTACGGGTCGTCTTTCTCAACAACAAAATTGTATCACTATTGAGCATTATTATCGTGTTGAAATATTCAATGCTGTAATTGATTTTCAATTGATGGAACTAAACAGTAGATTCAATGAGCAAACAAGAGAACTCTTGATTCTTAGTTCTGCATTGGATCCTCGATTTGATTTTCAATCATTTGACATTGACAAAATATGTTGTTTGGCTGAGAAATTTTATCCTCATGATGTGCCTGATTTGAATGATCTAAGAGACCAGTTGGAGCATTTTGAATATCAattctctgaactttcagaatTTCAAGATTTATGCACCCTTTCTGAGTTATGTCAAGAATTTGTTAACACAAGGACACCATTCTTGTTGATTGAGAGACTAGTCCGTCTAGTGATGACTCTTCCTGTTTCTACGGCTACAACAGAGAGAGCATTTTCAGCCATGAAGCTCATTAAGAACCGACTTCGAAGCAAGATGAGTGATGATTTTCTTGCAGATTTAATGACAGTGCATATTGAGAGAGAAATTGTTGATACTATTGATTCAAATTCGGTTATAGATGAGTTTTATGCTTCAGGTAACCGAAGAGCACAACTTAAGTAG
- the LOC133732185 gene encoding uncharacterized protein LOC133732185 — protein MAQDEETRSESEMPQDEEEITVNGADSTDEEESEKSQDEEASSDSEMLPQEEEEDSEPAKSQDEETRSESEMPQDEEATALNGADNPALVDRNEANGREVSREEYDQALKERDMALNELNNLRAELKEVHNDRSRALAEFELGKKVLEAEKKALTERLDKEFSNFAAELKDVLESLSKSKAELEQTSRERDGYRNSLELGKKEWEDEKKALAERLNKEFNNFGAELKEVLKNLSKSEAELEKTSQERDTYRSSLELGNKVWEAERIEMAERIATANKEKENALELRKKVAKAERIEMVESTAMANKEKEKAYCKGYLDGWLKKPHAYVHAWHDARLANEVTDLPVLQMMNNLPKSHV, from the exons ATGGCCCAAGATGAAGAGACAAGGTCCGAGTCTGAGATGCcccaagatgaagaagaaattacTGTG AATGGCGCCGATTCCACTGATGAAGAGGAGTCTGAGAAGTCCCAAGATGAAGAGGCTAGCTCTGACTCTGAGATGCTGCctcaagaggaagaggaagactCCGAACCTGCCAAGTCCCAAGATGAAGAGACAAGGTCCGAGTCTGAGATGCCCCAAGATGAAGAGGCAACTGCTCTG AATGGTGCCGATAACCCTGCTCTGGTGGACCGGAATGAGGCCAATGGTAGGGAAGTCTCGAGGGAGGAGTACGATCAAGCTTTGAAGGAGAGAGATATGGCCTTGAACGAGCTGAATAACTTGAGAGCAGAGCTAAAGGAGGTCCACAATGACAGGTCTAGGGCTCTGGCTGAGTTCGAGTTAGGCAAGAAGGTGTTGGAGGCTGAGAAGAAAGCATTGACTGAGAGACTTGATAAGGAGTTTAGTAACTTTGCAGCAGAGCTAAAGGATGTTCTGGAAAGCTTGTCCAAGAGCAAGGCTGAGTTGGAACAGACTTCCCGGGAACGGGATGGCTACCGAAACAGCTTGGAATTAGGGAAGAAGGAGTGGGAGGATGAAAAGAAAGCTCTGGCTGAGAGACTTAATAAGGAGTTTAATAACTTTGGAGCAGAGCTAAAGGAGGTCCTGAAAAACTTGTCTAAGAGCGAAGCTGAGTTGGAGAAGACTTCCCAGGAACGGGATACCTACCGAAGCAGCTTGGAATTAGGGAACAAGGTCTGGGAGGCTGAAAGGATTGAAATGGCAGAGAGGATAGCAACAGCgaacaaggaaaaggaaaacgCCTTGGAATTGAGGAAAAAGGTAGCCAAGGCTGAGAGGATAGAAATGGTGGAGAGCACAGCAATGGCgaacaaggaaaaagaaaaggcttaTTGCAAAGGATACCTAGATGGGTGGCTCAAGAAGCCTCATGCTTATGTCCACGCATGGCATGATGCCAGATTGGCCAATGAGGTTACTGATCTTCCTGTGTTGCAGATGATGAACAACCTGCCAAAATCACATGTCTAG
- the LOC133734199 gene encoding uncharacterized protein LOC133734199 gives MFPTKSAQTARKSTGGKFPKKRLGTLPDRKPANPPQVGAPRTSVMAPPPPQATFLRGGLVSPVNLRAELSQHCASVGTYMDWSDATIQNLTKERDLAFKEKDLVSKERDLAYKERDLTLKDLKEVQKDLSKCQSELEQSQKSLELCKNQFEVEKRKLTEDLMQDFQEQLFMTESQQYSVGYSDCSKGRCHRLGWTSEQVEVFADELYFSDMEEEGA, from the exons ATGTTTCCAACCAAGTCAGCTCAAACTGCTCGGAAATCAACCGGCGGTAAATTCCCCAAGAAGCGGCTGGGCACCCTG CCTGATAGAAAACCAGCAAACCCACCTCAGGTTGGTGCCCCAAGAACCTCTGTGATGGCACCACCACCGCCCCAAGCCACATTTTTGAGGGGAGGTTTAGTAAGCCCTGTGAATCTCAGAGCTGAGCTCTCCCAGCATTGTGCTTCT GTTGGCACTTATATGGACTGGTCCGATGCCACTATCCAGAATTTGACGAAAGAGCGAGACCTGGCCTTTAAGGAGAAAGACCTGGTCTCCAAGGAGCGAGACTTGGCTTATAAGGAGCGAGATTTGACCTTGAAGGATTTAAAGGAGGTTCAAAAGGACTTGTCCAAGTGCCAATCTGAGTTGGAGCAGAGCCAGAAGAGCTTGGAACTATGCAAGAACCAATTTGAGGTTGAGAAGAGAAAGTTGACTGAAGATTTGATGCAGGACTTCCAAGAACAACTCTTCATGACAGAGAGCCAGCAGTACAGTGTTGGGTACAGTGATTGCTCCAAGGGCAGATGCCACAGGCTTGGATGGACTTCGGAGCAGGTTGAAGTGTTTGCTGATGAGCTCTACTTCAGTGACATGGAGGAAGAAGGAGCCTGA
- the LOC133734197 gene encoding factor of DNA methylation 3-like isoform X3 has translation MGELDNKPFQTSCKRQYSKKEADDKAATLYSQWEGYLRDPNWYPFTTSMDSYGNSKQTINEEDEKLKQLKVCNLDIEVYKAVTTALVELNSYNTNGRTPIAELWNFKEGRKATVKEGISYVLNQLKLLRKRVGKMLSEQKQLDMKKKKTDDGTNEIQKKLEEKEAELKDLKAELEYSEELNSTLFVKERESNDELQDARKELIRELVDGGFIGVKRMGELDITPFATACKRDNYMLEPEVWQDCISDPSWYPFKPIEDEFGNRKEILDVEDEKLKSIKGNDGVYKAVVTALMELKDYNSSGMYVTEELWNFQKGRRATLQEGLSYILLNWRPLKRKRKI, from the exons ATGGGAGAGCTTGACAACAAACCATTTCAAACTTCATGCAAGAGACAATATTCTAAAAAAGAAGCAGATGACAAGGCAGCAACACTATATTCTCAGTGGGAGGGCTACCTCAGGGATCCAAATTGGTATCCATTCACAACTAGCATGGATTCTTATGGAAATTCTAAG CAAACTATCAacgaagaagatgaaaaattgAAACAGTTAAAGGTCTGCAATCTTGATATCGAAGTATACAAGGCTGTGACAACTGCCTTGGTGGAATTGAATAGCTATAATACCAATGGTAGGACTCCAATAGCAGAATTATGGAATTTTAAAGAAGGGAGGAAGGCAACAGTGAAAGAGGGAATATCGTATGTACTGAACCAATTGAAACTGCTGAGAAAGAGGGTTGGTAAAATGTTGTCAGAACAAAAG CAGCTTgatatgaagaagaaaaaaacggATGATGGGACTAATGAAATTCAAAAGAAGTTAGAGGAGAAGGAAGCTGAGTTGAAAGATTTAAAAGCTGAGTTAGAATATTCAGAAGAGCTCAACTCTACACTATTTGTCAAGGAGCGTGAAAGTAACGATGAACTGCAGGATGCTCGCAAGGAGTTAATCAGG GAACTGGTGGATGGCGGTTTTATTGGCGTGAAGAGAATGGGAGAGCTTGACATCACCCCTTTTGCAACTGCATGCAAGAGAGATAATTATATGCTAGAACCAGAGGTGTGGCAGGATTGTATTAGTGATCCAAGCTGGTATCCTTTTAAACCAATCGAGGATGAATTTGGAAATCGGAAG GAAATTCTTGATGTAGAAGATGAAAAATTGAAGAGTATAAAGGGCAACGATGGAGTGTACAAGGCAGTTGTGACTGCCTTGATGGAACTGAAGGACTACAATTCGAGTGGTATGTATGTAACAGAAGAACTATGGAACTTTCAGAAAGGGAGGAGGGCAACACTACAAGAGGGATTATCATATATACTATTGAACTGGAGACCtctgaaaaggaaaagaaaaatttga